One genomic segment of Thermodesulfatator atlanticus DSM 21156 includes these proteins:
- a CDS encoding DNA gyrase inhibitor YacG — translation MKKKHKCPQCGRLTSWEGNPFRPFCSERCKLIDLGHWLEEEYRISVPTEGVEEIHELPKEEEKSE, via the coding sequence ATGAAAAAAAAACATAAGTGTCCTCAATGCGGACGGCTAACATCCTGGGAAGGTAATCCCTTTAGGCCTTTTTGCTCTGAACGCTGCAAGCTAATAGACCTTGGCCACTGGCTTGAAGAAGAATATCGCATAAGTGTTCCTACTGAAGGAGTAGAAGAAATACACGAACTTCCCAAAGAGGAGGAAAAAAGTGAGTGA